The following are from one region of the Salvia splendens isolate huo1 chromosome 2, SspV2, whole genome shotgun sequence genome:
- the LOC121760035 gene encoding protein trichome birefringence-like 3: protein MGMPKPPRGKLPLSILAITICVSAFLVLLYTESITFFSPTSMFKLKPCAKRYAANKAATEKRKVDAALRRATDDRFEFDPKECSLNQGKWVFNRTNKPLYTDTSCPYLDRQVSCVKNGKRDLDYQKWEWRPDDCILPRFDPKTALLKLQGKRIMFVGDSLQRGQWQSLVCLVESVIPQGEKSMKRGRMHNVFKAKQYNTSIEFYWAPFLVESNSDLHIIADPKKRILRVDSVAKHAEHWTNVDILVFNTYVWWMSGLKIKSLWGSFANGEEGFQELDASVSYTLGLKTWANWVDSNINPNKTKVFFTTMSPTHQRSVDWGNEKGIKCFNETKPIRNKWHWGTGSDRRIMSAVVDVVGKMKTPVTMLNVTQLSEYRIDAHSSIYTESGGRLLTDEEKKDPLHHADCIHWCLPGVPDTWNRILYAHLLYV from the exons ATGGGGATGCCAAAGCCCCCAAGAGGAAAGCTGCCTCTGTCGATTCTTGCCATCACAATCTGCGTGTCGGCCTTCCTCGTGCTGCTCTACACGGAGAGCATCACCTTCTTCTCTCCCACCTCCATGTTTAAGCTCAAGCCCTGTGCCAAGAGGTATGCTGCCAACAAAGCTGCCACAG AGAAAAGAAAAGTTGATGCAGCATTGAGACGTGCAACAGATGACCGGTTTGAGTTTGATCCGAAAGAATGCTCTCTCAATCAAGGGAAATGGGTGTTCAACCGTACTAATAAGCCTCTGTATACGGACACATCATGCCCGTATCTGGACAGGCAGGTCTCCTGTGTCAAGAATGGGAAGCGCGATCTTGATTACCAGAAATGGGAATGGAGGCCTGATGACTGCATATTGCCTAG GTTTGATCCGAAAACTGCACTGCTGAAGCTGCAAGGGAAGAGGATCATGTTCGTTGGGGACTCACTACAGAGAGGGCAGTGGCAGTCCCTCGTCTGCCTAGTTGAATCTGTGATACCACAAGGGGAGAAATCAATGAAACGAGGGCGTATGCATAATGTGTTCAAAGCCAAG CAATACAACACAAGCATCGAGTTCTACTGGGCTCCGTTTCTCGTGGAATCAAACTCGGATCTTCACATAATAGCAGACCCAAAGAAGAGGATTCTGAGAGTCGATTCAGTAGCAAAGCATGCAGAGCACTGGACAAATGTAGATATCCTGGTATTCAACACATATGTTTGGTGGATGAGTGGTCTGAAGATTAAGTCACT GTGGGGTTCATTTGCAAATGGTGAAGAAGGATTTCAGGAACTTGATGCCTCTGTTTCCTACACATTAGGACTCAAGACATGGGCAAATTGGGTGGATTCAAATATTAATCCCAATAAAACAAAGGTGTTTTTCACCACAATGTCTCCTACCCATCAAAG GAGCGTAGACTGGGGCAACGAGAAAGGCATCAAATGCTTCAACGAGACGAAGCCGATAAGAAACAAATGGCACTGGGGAACCGGCTCCGATCGGCGGATCATGAGCGCCGTCGTCGACGTCGTCGGAAAGATGAAGACTCCGGTCACGATGCTGAACGTCACTCAGCTGTCGGAGTACAGAATCGATGCTCACTCCTCAATCTACACTGAATCGGGGGGAAGATTGTTGACCGATGAAGAGAAGAAGGATCCATTGCACCACGCGGATTGCATACATTGGTGTTTACCGGGAGTCCCCGACACCTGGAATCGGATTCTCTACGCGCATTTGCTCTACGTGTAG